One stretch of Prunus persica cultivar Lovell chromosome G1, Prunus_persica_NCBIv2, whole genome shotgun sequence DNA includes these proteins:
- the LOC18792574 gene encoding protein NRT1/ PTR FAMILY 4.3: MEMEQRRQLQNHKGEAMITSEMGKEDITLDWRGRPSNPTKHGGMRAAAFVLGLQSFEIMGIAAVGNNLITYVINEMHFSLSKSANIVTNFIGTVFLLALVGGYLSDSYLGSFWTMLIFGFVELSGFILLSVQAHIPQLKPPPCNNIAAADNGEECIEAKGFKSLIFFVALYLVAIGSGCVKPNMIAHGADQFNPEIPKQSKKLSTYFNAAYFAFSMGELIALTLLVWVQTHSGMDVGFGVSAAAMAMGLISLVSGTLYYRNKPPQGSIFTPIAQVFVAATLKRKQVRPSNPQLLHGSQNNVPNDTTTFSTDAGSFLHTEKFRFLDKACIKMQDGTNTKESPWRLCTVTQVKQVKILLSVIPIFASTIVFNTILAQLQTFSVQQGSMMDTKLTKSFHIPPASLQSIPYVMLIAVVPLYDTFFVPFARKFTGHDSGISPLKRIGFGLFLATFSMIAAAIMEEKRRDAAVNSNKILSIFWITPQFLIFGLSEMFTAVGLIEFFYKQSLKGMQAFLTAVTYCSYSFGFYLSSLLVSLVNNITSSSSSSGGGGWLGDNNLNKDRLDLFYWLLAGLSFLNFLNYLFWSNWYSHNPSSSASSAPGNETPMEDYNHYRLDDNNIP, from the exons ATGGAAATGGAACAAAGGAGGCAGCTCCAGAATCACAAAGGTGAGGCCATGATCACATCTGAAATGGGCAAAGAAGACATCACTCTTGATTGGAGAGGCAGACCTTCCAATCCTACCAAGCATGGTGGGATGAGAGCTGCTGCATTTGTTCTTG GACTTCAATCATTTGAGATAATGGGAATTGCAGCAGTTGGGAACAACCTCATAACATACGTGATAAATGAGATGCACTTTTCTCTATCAAAATCCGCCAACATAGTGACAAACTTTATTGGAACTGTCTTTCTCTTGGCCCTTGTTGGTGGCTACCTCTCTGATTCTTATCTTGGGAGTTTCTGGACCATGCTTATCTTTGGCTTTGTCGAACTTTCG GGTTTCATATTACTCTCAGTCCAAGCTCATATTCCCCAGCTGAAGCCACCCCCATGCAATAACATAGCTGCTGCTGATAATGGAGAAGAGTGTATAGAAGCAAAAGGCTTCAAGTCATTAATCTTCTTTGTAGCACTTTACTTGGTGGCAATAGGGAGTGGATGTGTGAAGCCCAACATGATTGCTCATGGGGCTGACCAATTCAACCCAGAAATCCCCAAGCAGTCCAAGAAACTCTCCACCTACTTCAATGCTGCCTATTTTGCCTTTTCTATGGGTGAACTCATTGCCCTCACCCTTCTTGTTTGGGTCCAGACTCATTCTGGCATGGATGTTGGCTTTGGAGTCTCAGCAGCTGCCATGGCAATGGGATTGATAAGCTTGGTTTCTGGTACCTTATATTACAGGAACAAGCCCCCTCAAGGAAGCATTTTCACCCCCATTGCTCAA GTTTTTGTGGCTGCAACACTAAAGAGAAAGCAGGTTCGTCCATCCAATCCACAGTTGCTTCATGGAAGCCAAAACAATGTGCCAAATGACACAACCACTTTCTCTACTGACGCTGGCAGTTTTCTTCACACTGAAAAGTTCag GTTCCTGGACAAGGCCTGCATTAAAATGCAAGATGGCACTAATACAAAGGAAAGCCCATGGAGATTGTGCACCGTCACTCAAGTGAAGCAAGTGAAAATACTGCTTTCTGTTATCCCAATTTTTGCTTCCACCATAGTTTTCAATACCATTTTGGCTCAGCTTCAAACTTTCTCAGTCCAACAAGGAAGTATGATGGACACCAAACTCACCAAATCCTTCCATATCCCTCCAGCCTCACTCCAATCTATCCCTTACGTCATGCTCATCGCCGTCGTCCCTCTCTACGACACTTTCTTTGTCCCTTTCGCTCGAAAATTCACCGGTCATGATTCAGGAATCTCCCCATTAAAGAGGATAGGATTTGGGCTCTTTTTGGCAACCTTTTCAATGATTGCAGCTGCCATCATggaggagaagagaagagatgCAGCAGTGAATTCAAACAAAATCTTGTCCATTTTTTGGATCACCCCACAGTTCTTGATCTTTGGATTATCAGAAATGTTCACAGCTGTAGGTCTTATTGAGTTCTTTTACAAGCAATCCTTGAAAGGGATGCAAGCATTTTTAACTGCAGTGACTTATTGCTCATATTCATTTGGGTTTTATCTAAGCTCCCTCCTGGTGTCTCTGGTGAACAACATCACCTCCTCATCAAGCTCttcaggtggtggtggttggctTGGTGACAATAATCTCAACAAGGACAGATTAGACCTTTTCTATTGGTTGTTGGCAGGCCTTAGCTTCCTCAACTTCCTCAACTATTTGTTTTGGTCTAATTGGTACTCCCATAACCCATCTTCATCAGCATCAAGTGCGCCAGGGAATGAGACTCCCATGGAGGATTATAACCATTATAGATTGGATGATAATAATATACCATAA
- the LOC18789624 gene encoding putative pentatricopeptide repeat-containing protein At1g19290: protein MLRYFPRRSFHVSRTLNWKLRDEYKLTRPELQDRISNLLVLQRYDALDKLKLSFEFSDQLLNTILRKLKLNPVACLSFFKLASKQQKYRPNLKSYCIIVHILSRARMYDQTRAYLNELVRLCNNNYSASVVWDELVRVYREFTFSPTVFDMILKVFAEKGMTKYALHVFDNMGKCGRSPSLRSCNSLLSNLVRNGQSHTALLVYEQIIRFGMVPDVYTCSIMVTAYCKEGRLSRALEFVKEMESSGCELNVVTYNSLIDGYVSLGDVKGAQLVLGLMSERGIMRNVVSYTLLIKGYCKQCKMEEAEKVLRGMKVEESGVVDERAYGVLLDGYCKACRMDDAIRIQDEMLSTGLNMNIFLCNSLINGHCKVGQVREAEGVLLRMRYWNLKPDSYSYNTLMDGYCRKGQTSEALKLFHDMLQEGINHTVVTYNTLLKGLCQSGAFDDALHLWHLMLKRGLAPNEVSYCSMLGWFVKKDDLDRAITVFKEILAKGFTKSRVAFNTMINGLCKMGKLVEAEEIFDKMKELGCLPDEMTYRTLSNGYCKVGNVEEAFKVKSLMERQAIGPSIEMYNSLINGAFMSRKLSKVMDLLAEMQTRGLSPNIVTYGSLITGWCNEGMLGKAFSSYCEMIDKGFITNLIICSKVVGTLYRLGRIDEANILLKKLVDFDLFSDCLSSSKLCKVGNRHQEIQKISDSLDESAKSFSLPNHVVYNIAILGLCRSGKVADARKFLSKLLISGFSPDNFTYCTLIHATAAAGNVNEAFNLRDEMLKRDLVPNIATYNALINGLSKSGNLDRAQRLFHKLYRKGLAPNAVTYNILIDGYCRIGNTVEAFKFKDKMVQEGISLSIITYSTLINGLYKQGNMEESVKLLSQMIKVGVQHDLVNHILQFDSRH, encoded by the coding sequence ATGCTCAGGTACTTCCCGCGCAGGTCCTTCCATGTGTCCCGAACCCTCAACTGGAAGCTCCGGGATGAGTACAAGCTGACCCGGCCCGAATTACAAGACCGGATTTCCAATCTCCTCGTCCTCCAACGGTATGATGCTCTTGACAAGCTGAAGCTGTCCTTTGAGTTCTCCGACCAACTCCTCAACACCATCCTCCGAAAACTGAAGCTAAACCCGGTAGCCTGCTTAAGCTTTTTCAAATTGGCTTCAAAGCAGCAAAAATATAGGCCCAACCTCAAGTCTTATTGTATAATTGTTCATATATTGTCCAGAGCTCGAATGTACGATCAAACCAGAGCGTACTTGAACGAATTGGTCCGCCTCTGCAACAATAATTATTCAGCCTCTGTGGTCTGGGATGAGCTTGTTCGGGTTTATAGGGAATTTACGTTTTCACCCACTGTTTTCGATATGATTCTCAAGGTGTTTGCTGAGAAGGGCATGACCAAGTATGCACTGCATGTGTTTGACAATATGGGTAAGTGCGGTCGATCTCCGAGTTTAAGGTCTTGTAATTCTTTGTTGAGTAATTTGGTCAGAAACGGCCAAAGTCACACTGCATTGCTTGTTTATGAGCAGATAATTAGGTTCGGGATGGTTCCTGATGTCTATACCTGTTCAATAATGGTAACCGCGTATTGTAAGGAGGGGAGGCTGAGTAGAGCGCTGGAATTCGTCAAAGAAATGGAAAGTTCGGGTTGTGAATTAAATGTAGTGACTTACAATAGTTTGATTGATGGGTATGTTAGTTTGGGAGATGTTAAAGGCGCCCAATTGGTGTTGGGGTTGATGTCTGAAAGGGGAATTATGAGAAATGTGGTGAGTTATACACTATTGATTAAGGGTTACTGCAAGCAGTGTAAGATGGAGGAAGCGGAGAAGGTGCTTCGGGGTATGAAGGTGGAGGAGTCTGGGGTTGTGGATGAGCGTGCTTATGGTGTGTTGTTAGATGGGTATTGTAAAGCTTGCAGAATGGATGATGCTATTAGGATTCAGGATGAGATGTTGAGCACAGGCTTAAACATGAATATTTTCCTTTGCAACTCCTTGATCAATGGGCACTGTAAGGTTGGTCAAGTTCGTGAAGCGGAGGGAGTGTTGTTGCGGATGAGATATTGGAACTTAAAGCCTGATTCTTATAGTTATAATACCCTGATGGATGGGTACTGTCGGAAAGGTCAGACAAGTGAGGCATTGAAGCTTTTCCATGATATGCTTCAGGAAGGAATCAATCACACTGTTGTAACTTACAATACGCTTCTCAAGGGTTTATGTCAATCAGGTGCTTTTGATGATGCTTTGCATCTTTGGCATCTGATGTTGAAAAGAGGGTTGGCTCCTAACGAGGTTAGCTATTGTTCTATGCTTGGTTGGTTTGTCAAGAAGGACGATCTCGACAGGGCTATAACTgtatttaaagaaattttagCAAAAGGTTTTACCAAAAGCAGGGTTGCTTTCAATACAATGATTAATGGGTTATGCAAGATGGGTAAATTGGTGGAAGCGGAGGAGATTTTCGATAAGATGAAGGAGCTAGGATGTTTGCCTGATGAGATGACTTATAGAACCCTGAGTAATGGGTATTGTAAAGTTGGGAATGTTGAAGAAGCTTTCAAAGTTAAAAGTTTGATGGAAAGGCAAGCGATAGGTCCTTCCATTGAAATGTACAATTCTCTCATCAATGGTGCCTTTATGTCCAGGAAATTAAGTAAAGTGATGGATCTTCTTGCTGAGATGCAGACAAGGGGACTATCCCCTAATATTGTTACATATGGATCCCTTATAACTGGTTGGTGCAATGAAGGGATGCTGGGTAAAGCTTTTAGTTCATATTGTGAGATGATTGACAAAGGGTTTATCaccaatttaattatttgCAGCAAAGTTGTCGGCACTCTGTATAGGCTTGGCAGGATTGATGAAGCAAATATTCTATTGAAGAAGCTAGtggattttgatcttttttcAGATTGTCTATCTTCTTCGAAGCTTTGCAAAGTTGGCAATAGACATCAAGAAATTCAGAAAATTTCAGATTCTCTTGATGAAAGTGCTAAAAGCTTCTCTCTGCCCAACCATGTTGTATACAATATTGCTATCTTGGGACTCTGCAGATCAGGGAAAGTTGCCGATGCAAGGAAATTTTTATCGAAGTTGTTGATTAGTGGCTTTTCTCCTGACAATTTTACATATTGCACCCTAATTCATGCCACTGCTGCTGCTGGTAATGTGAACGAGGCTTTCAACCTACGAGATGAAATGCTGAAAAGGGATCTTGTTCCTAACATTGCCACATATAATGCTCTTATAAATGGCTTGTCCAAATCAGGAAATTTGGATCGAGCACAGAGGCTTTTCCATAAACTTTACCGAAAGGGGTTAGCTCCTAATGCTGTTACCTATAATATATTGATTGATGGATACTGCAGAATTGGCAATACTGTTGAAGCCTTTAAATTTAAAGACAAGATGGTTCAAGAAGGGATTTCCCTCTCTATTATCACTTACTCTACATTGATCAATGGTCTTTATAAGCAAGGAAATATGGAAGAATCTGTGAAGCTTTTGAGTCAAATGATCAAGGTGGGAGTGCAACATGACCTTGTTAATCACATACTCCAGTTTGATTCAAGACATTAA
- the LOC18788669 gene encoding survival of motor neuron-related-splicing factor 30, which yields MEGEGGEELSIEELASNLSTYKDQLHQVKELLADDPVNSEYADMERELNEVIALTEELLATAKQNQSSGIDFGTSDSASPSLPQTQRNENDSGSISDYHDKFPPGTKVQAVWSEDGEWYDATIESLTPNGYFVTYEGWGNREEVDPANVRPIQEGAVNALLEAERVAEATKQAIKRKIAQAASIDFQSRSLPAKLRIEPDDPEDVKATKRKKIHSFKSKMRMEQLEVTQNKRQNAWQQFQTTKGKTKKIGFFSGRKRESIFKSPDDPFGKVGVTGSGKGLTDFQKREKHLHLKGGTAENDDEAP from the exons atggaaggagaaggaggagaagaGCTAAGCATAGAAGAACTGGCCTCCAATCTTTCAACATACAAAGATCAGCTTCACCAG GTAAAGGAGCTTTTAGCTGATGATCCTGTAAACTCTGAGTATGCTGACATGGAAAGAGAGCTCAATGag GTAATTGCTCTGACAGAAGAACTACTTGCAACTGCAAAGCAAAATCAGAGTTCTGGAATAGATTTTGGGACAAGTGATAGTGCATCTCCTAGTTTACCCCAGACTCAGAGGAATGAAAAT GATTCAGGGAGCATTTCCGACTATCATGACAAGTTTCCTCCTGGTACAAAAGTTCAAGCTGTTTGGAGTGAAGATGGGGAGTG GTATGATGCTACAATCGAGTCTCTCACTCCAAATGGGTATTTTGTTACTTATGAGGGCTGGGGGAATAGAGAAGAG GTGGATCCAGCCAATGTAAGGCCAATTCAAGAAGGGGCTGTCAATGCATTGCTGGAAGCTGAAAGGGTTGCTGAGGCCACAAAACAAGCAATTAAAAGGAAGATTGCACAAGCTGCATCTATTGACTTCCAATCACGAAGCTTACCAGCAAAACTTCGCATAGAACCTGATGATCCTGAGGATGTG AAAGCTACCAAACGAAAAAAGATACATTCTTTTAAGTCGAAGATGAGGATGGAGCAACTAGAAGTTACGCAAAATAAACGTCAAAATGCTTGGCAACAGTTCCAAACAACCAAAGGCAAGACTAAGAAG ATTGGTTTCTTTTCTGGACGCAAGCGAGAGAGCATCTTCAAGTCTCCTGACGATCCTTTTGGGAAGGTTGGGGTGACTGGGAGTGGGAAGGGCTTGACAGACTTTCAGAAGAGGGAAAAGCACTTGCATCTCAAAGGCGGAACAGCTGAGAATGATGATGAGGCTCCTTAG